Proteins encoded in a region of the Sparus aurata chromosome 6, fSpaAur1.1, whole genome shotgun sequence genome:
- the myl9b gene encoding myosin regulatory light polypeptide 9b, whose translation MSSKRAKGKTTKKRPQRATSNVFAMFDQSQIQEFKEAFNMIDQNRDGFIDKEDLHDMLASLGKNPSDEYLEGMMAEAPGPINFTMFLTMFGERLNGTDPEDVIRNAFACFDEEGSGVIHEDHLRELLTTMGDRFTDEEVDELFREAPIDKKGNFNYAEFTRILKHGAKDKDDE comes from the exons ATGTCGAGCAAGCGTGCCAAGGGAAAGACCACCAAGAAGCGCCCCCAGAGGGCCACCTCCAACGTCTTCGCCATGTTCGACCAGTCTCAGATCCAGGAGTTCAAAGAGGCGTTCAACATGATCGACCAGAACAGAGACGGCTTCATCGACAAGGAGGATCTGCACGACATGCTGGCCTCTCTGG GTAAGAACCCCTCTGATGAGTACCTGGAGGGAATGATGGCCGAGGCACCAGGGCCCATCAACTTCACCATGTTCCTCACCATGTTTGGAGAGAGGCTCAACGGAACAGACCCCGAGGACGTTATCCGCAACGCCTTCGCCTGCTTCGATGAGGAGGGATCTG GTGTGATCCACGAGGACCACCTGAGAGAGCTGCTGACCACCATGGGCGACCGCTTCACAGATGAGGAGGTGGATGAGCTGTTCCGCGAGGCGCCCATTGACAAGAAGGGCAACTTCAACTACGCAGAGTTCACCCGCATTCTCAAACACGGCGCCAAAGACAAAGACGACGAGTAG